The Halanaerobiales bacterium genome has a window encoding:
- a CDS encoding SUF system NifU family Fe-S cluster assembly protein: protein MDLNSVYTDLIMHHNNKKENKGELENPDLSEHGHNPNCGDDITLDLNIEDEIIKKAVFHGSGCAISQASTSIMIDLIKGKSVEEALELVDTFIKMIKKEIDDKEELKKLKDARALQNISNMPARVKCAVLSWHTLKEALK, encoded by the coding sequence ATGGATCTTAATTCTGTATATACTGATTTGATAATGCATCATAATAATAAAAAGGAAAATAAAGGAGAATTAGAAAACCCTGATTTAAGTGAACACGGTCATAATCCTAATTGTGGTGATGATATTACTTTAGATCTTAATATAGAAGATGAAATTATCAAAAAAGCAGTATTTCATGGAAGTGGTTGTGCTATTTCACAGGCGTCTACTTCCATTATGATAGATCTCATAAAGGGAAAAAGTGTGGAAGAAGCTTTAGAATTAGTAGATACTTTTATAAAAATGATAAAAAAAGAAATCGATGATAAAGAAGAACTAAAAAAATTAAAGGACGCAAGAGCCCTGCAAAATATCTCTAATATGCCAGCAAGAGTTAAATGTGCTGTTTTATCCTGGCATACTCTGAAAGAAGCCCTAAAATAA
- a CDS encoding cysteine desulfurase, with amino-acid sequence MKSKGSLNSNEIKNDFPILSHEVNGQSLHYLDNAATTQKPEQVLKTVEEYNKKFNANPHRGAHYLSVKATEKYEEGRKKVKEFINANSAKEIIFTRNTTESLNLLAYSFAEKELESGDEVLISTAEHHSNILPWQQLSKRKDIKLKYLDINENGEIPFQEIKDKINKNTKILSITHMSNVTGLINDIQKITNYAHKKGVYVIVDGAQAVPHMKVDVQKLDVDFYAFSGHKMLGPMGIGVLYGKKDLLDEMPPFLTGGGMIEYVQKSSSSFAPIPERFEAGTPNVEGVVGLSAAIDYLEKIGMERVFEHEKKLLEYALNEMVKLDYLEIYGSENIENKGGIISFNIEGIHSHDSATIIDSKGVAVRSGHHCAQPLMAELGINSALRASFYIYNDREDIDALIEGIKKAKEMFSNGS; translated from the coding sequence ATGAAGTCAAAAGGAAGCTTGAATAGTAATGAGATAAAAAATGATTTTCCTATTTTAAGTCACGAGGTTAATGGGCAATCTCTTCATTATTTGGATAATGCAGCTACTACTCAAAAACCGGAGCAAGTATTGAAAACTGTTGAAGAATATAATAAAAAATTTAATGCCAATCCTCATCGAGGAGCTCACTATTTAAGTGTTAAAGCTACTGAAAAATATGAAGAAGGTAGAAAAAAAGTAAAAGAATTTATTAATGCTAATTCAGCTAAAGAGATAATATTTACCAGGAACACTACTGAATCTCTTAATTTACTTGCTTATTCATTTGCTGAAAAAGAACTTGAATCAGGGGATGAAGTGTTAATTTCTACTGCTGAACATCATAGTAATATTCTGCCCTGGCAGCAGTTAAGTAAAAGAAAAGATATAAAGTTAAAATATCTTGATATTAATGAAAATGGGGAAATTCCTTTTCAGGAAATTAAAGATAAAATAAATAAAAATACAAAGATTTTGAGTATTACTCACATGTCTAATGTAACAGGTCTAATCAATGATATCCAAAAAATCACTAATTATGCTCATAAAAAAGGAGTATATGTAATAGTTGATGGTGCTCAGGCTGTACCTCACATGAAAGTAGATGTGCAAAAACTTGATGTAGATTTTTATGCTTTTTCCGGACACAAAATGTTGGGCCCAATGGGGATTGGAGTATTATATGGTAAAAAAGATTTATTAGATGAGATGCCTCCCTTTTTAACTGGAGGAGGAATGATAGAATATGTACAAAAATCCTCTTCCAGTTTTGCTCCTATCCCTGAGCGCTTTGAAGCTGGAACTCCCAATGTTGAAGGAGTAGTAGGTTTGAGTGCGGCTATTGATTATTTGGAAAAGATAGGTATGGAAAGAGTTTTCGAGCATGAAAAAAAATTATTAGAATATGCTTTAAATGAGATGGTTAAACTGGATTATTTAGAAATTTATGGTTCTGAAAATATTGAAAATAAAGGTGGTATTATTTCTTTTAATATTGAAGGGATTCACTCTCATGATAGTGCTACTATTATTGATTCTAAAGGAGTTGCAGTTAGATCAGGTCATCATTGTGCTCAACCTTTAATGGCAGAATTAGGGATTAACTCAGCTTTAAGAGCAAGTTTTTATATTTATAATGATAGAGAAGATATTGATGCCTTAATTGAAGGAATAAAAAAGGCAAAGGAGATGTTTAGTAATGGATCTTAA
- the sufD gene encoding Fe-S cluster assembly protein SufD: MYRKEYLEKKSMFADLIVEDMGDGNISDSEINKSLERFENIDLDDDLKDTIAKKGNEFFESGVYIKAPAGKKYETPFELDYKTGSKGNEFNDNNLIIAEKGSELNLVVDYNNEDYKKVIHNGLSRIIVKENAVVNFIKIQRLNDKSQNFDLNLSVIENDGEINWITVELGARETITKNINILKSEGSKADIKSIYFGDGERKLDLDYTVKHFGRHSKSEIESRGVLKDKAKKIFRGNLHFKKEAKAADGSEKEHILLMDKRVESDSIPALFTEEDNVQGEHAVSAGQIDENSLFYLMSRGFTKVEAKKLLVEAAFNPIFEKIPLNDLKGSVMNEVKRKLE; encoded by the coding sequence ATGTATAGAAAAGAATATTTAGAAAAAAAGTCAATGTTTGCTGATCTGATTGTAGAAGATATGGGTGATGGAAATATTTCTGATTCTGAAATTAATAAAAGCCTCGAAAGATTTGAAAATATAGATTTAGATGATGACTTAAAAGATACTATTGCTAAAAAAGGTAATGAATTCTTTGAAAGTGGGGTTTATATTAAAGCACCTGCCGGTAAAAAATATGAAACTCCTTTTGAATTAGATTATAAAACAGGTTCTAAGGGAAATGAATTTAATGATAATAATTTAATTATTGCTGAAAAGGGTAGTGAATTAAACCTGGTTGTTGATTATAATAATGAAGATTATAAAAAAGTAATTCATAATGGTTTAAGTAGAATTATTGTAAAAGAAAATGCAGTTGTTAATTTCATCAAAATCCAGAGACTTAATGATAAAAGCCAAAATTTTGATCTGAATTTAAGTGTTATTGAAAATGATGGTGAAATAAACTGGATTACAGTTGAATTAGGAGCCAGAGAAACTATTACTAAAAATATTAATATCTTAAAATCTGAAGGTAGTAAAGCTGATATAAAATCTATCTATTTTGGAGATGGAGAAAGAAAACTTGATTTAGATTATACTGTTAAACATTTTGGCAGGCATAGTAAAAGTGAAATTGAAAGTAGAGGAGTTTTAAAAGATAAAGCTAAGAAGATATTTAGAGGTAATCTCCATTTTAAAAAAGAGGCCAAAGCTGCAGATGGCTCAGAAAAGGAACATATTCTTTTGATGGATAAAAGAGTAGAATCAGATTCAATACCTGCTCTATTTACTGAAGAAGATAATGTTCAGGGAGAACATGCAGTTAGTGCCGGACAAATAGATGAAAATAGTTTATTCTATTTGATGAGTAGAGGTTTTACAAAAGTAGAAGCTAAAAAGCTCTTAGTTGAGGCTGCTTTTAATCCTATTTTTGAAAAAATACCTCTTAATGATCTTAAAGGAAGTGTTATGAATGAAGTCAAAAGGAAGCTTGAATAG
- the sufB gene encoding Fe-S cluster assembly protein SufB, whose translation MSENKVDLKEIDRSIHDKKTDKDYSNRAKIGLTPKIIREISKEKNEPEWMTEFRLKSLEIYQNKPLPDWGADISDLDMDEILTYIKGEGEIQNDWEEVPEDIKNTFDSLGIPEAEKESLAGVGAQYDSEVVYQNLKEELVEQGVIFMDMERALKEHEDIVKEHFMQLVPPDDHKFAALHGAVWSGGSFVYVPEDVEVDIPLQSYFRLNAAGAGQFEHTLIILEKGAKAHFIEGCSAPKYSVNNLHAGTVELFVKEGAELRYSTIENWSKNMYNLNTKRAIVEKDGLIEWVSGSFGSKVSMLYPMSILNGKGARAEYTGVTFAAEDQYLDTGAKVVHAAPHTSSNINARSIAKGGGHAFYRGLLKVTDSADHAKSTVSCESLMLDNDSKSDTVPVMDLNTDDIDIGHEAKVGRISEEAIFYLMSRGISEEEAKAMIVRGFVEPIAKELPLEYAVELNNLINLELEGSIG comes from the coding sequence ATAAAAAAACTGATAAAGATTATAGTAATCGAGCTAAAATTGGTTTAACACCTAAAATAATTAGAGAAATTTCTAAAGAAAAAAATGAACCGGAATGGATGACTGAATTTCGCTTAAAGTCTTTAGAAATCTATCAAAACAAACCTCTTCCAGATTGGGGTGCAGATATTTCTGACCTTGATATGGACGAGATTTTGACTTATATCAAAGGTGAAGGGGAAATTCAGAATGACTGGGAAGAAGTACCTGAAGATATAAAAAACACCTTTGATTCTTTGGGAATTCCTGAAGCGGAAAAAGAATCACTAGCTGGTGTAGGAGCTCAATATGATTCTGAAGTTGTTTATCAAAACTTAAAAGAAGAGTTGGTTGAACAGGGTGTAATCTTTATGGATATGGAGAGAGCACTTAAAGAACATGAGGATATTGTAAAAGAACATTTTATGCAGTTAGTTCCACCAGATGATCATAAATTTGCAGCTCTACATGGAGCAGTCTGGTCAGGTGGTTCATTTGTTTATGTTCCAGAAGATGTAGAAGTTGATATTCCTTTACAGTCATATTTTAGATTAAATGCAGCCGGGGCAGGACAATTTGAACATACACTAATTATACTTGAAAAAGGAGCAAAAGCTCATTTTATTGAAGGATGCTCAGCTCCAAAGTATTCTGTAAATAATCTTCATGCAGGTACAGTTGAATTATTTGTAAAAGAAGGTGCTGAACTTCGCTATAGTACAATAGAAAATTGGTCAAAAAATATGTATAACTTAAATACCAAAAGAGCAATTGTGGAAAAAGATGGTTTGATTGAATGGGTTTCCGGTTCATTTGGCTCAAAAGTATCTATGCTTTATCCCATGAGTATTTTAAATGGAAAAGGAGCCAGAGCTGAATATACAGGTGTTACTTTCGCAGCTGAAGATCAGTATCTTGATACAGGTGCAAAGGTTGTTCACGCTGCACCTCATACAAGTTCAAATATAAATGCTCGTTCTATTGCCAAAGGTGGAGGACATGCTTTTTATAGAGGATTACTAAAAGTTACTGATTCTGCGGATCATGCCAAATCTACTGTTTCCTGTGAATCACTAATGCTTGATAATGATTCAAAATCTGATACAGTTCCTGTTATGGATTTAAATACAGATGATATAGATATAGGTCATGAAGCTAAAGTTGGTCGAATAAGTGAAGAAGCTATCTTTTATTTAATGAGTCGGGGAATAAGTGAAGAGGAAGCTAAAGCAATGATTGTTAGAGGCTTTGTAGAGCCAATTGCTAAAGAATTGCCTTTAGAATATGCTGTTGAGTTAAATAATCTGATTAATTTAGAATTAGAAGGAAGTATAGGATAG